The following coding sequences lie in one Rutidosis leptorrhynchoides isolate AG116_Rl617_1_P2 chromosome 4, CSIRO_AGI_Rlap_v1, whole genome shotgun sequence genomic window:
- the LOC139841213 gene encoding transcription factor MYB48-like, which translates to MQMVKNYWRTRMRKKPQENKKCSSPSTSFSNTSSSSTCTNDPSVDSMPMDETKERSFYDTGGIEMVLCGISRSNNNRNTMMKHDKFNNEELEGIYSMDEIWKEIDMLENEGLKPVFDSYSNGVTTQIWDYSFSTSSFWMKDD; encoded by the coding sequence ATGCAGATGGTCAAGAATTACTGGAGAACTCGCATGAGAAAGAAaccacaagaaaacaaaaaatgttCATCTCCATCAACATCATTCTCAAAtacctcatcatcatcaacttGTACTAATGACCCATCCGTTGATTCAATGCCCATGGATGAGACTAAAGAACGAAGCTTTTACGATACTGGTGGAATTGAAATGGTTTTATGTGGAATAAGCAGAAGTAACAATAATAGGAATACCATGATGAAACATGATAAATTTAATAACGAAGAACTAGAAGGGATTTATTCTATGGATGAGATATGGAAAGAAATAGATATGTTAGAAAATGAAGGTCTTAAACCGGTCTTTGATAGTTATAGTAATGGTGTGACAACTCAAATATGGGATTACTCATTTAGTACGAGTAGTTTTTGGATGAAGGATGATTGA